One part of the uncultured Bacteroides sp. genome encodes these proteins:
- a CDS encoding TonB-dependent receptor encodes MATGSYAQQLVTGTVFDTEGERVIGASVTWKNSTIGTTTDIDGKFEIKPHKGSKELTVSFIGYEPVTLAINSQTKLPLDIKLKPGIELKEVQVTGRKMGLVQNRAGVLNSQTISSTELLRAACCNLGESFETNPSVDVSYSDAATGAKQIKLLGLSGTYVQMLTENIPNFRGAASPYGLGYIPGPWMQSIQISKGTSSVKNGYEAITGQINVEYKKPKTADIVSANLYGNSMGRFEANADASVLLNKNLSTMVFAHYENETDERDDNHDGFSDSPSMKQYNLQNRWEYHKGNYMLHAGIKGLSEKRASGQMHDMDNPYRIGINTDRVELFAKNAFILNPEKNRSIALMLSGSVHNQDSYFGRKLYDVNQNNGYASLLFETDFTSKHNLSTGLSFNYDSYDQSYRLTHNINQSKTDDFIKEAVSGAYAQYTYKPSDKWTFMAGLRGDYSSQYGFFVTPRAHIKYNMNEYVNFRASAGKGYRAPHVLAENNFLLASSRSVNIADNLDQEEAWNYGASASFYLPIAGKTLNINTEYYYTDFTKQVVTDMDSDPHAVSFYNLNGESYAKNFQTEASYPFFKGFTLTAAYRMTDVKTTYNGILREKPLTGKYKGLITASYQTPMKIWQFDTTLQLNGGGRMPTPYTNEDGSLSWDKRYKGFSQLSAQITRFFRFGSIYLGAENLTGFTQKNPIIDASNPYGNNFDSTMIWGPVQHGAKYYLGVRFNLPKDI; translated from the coding sequence ATGGCCACGGGCAGTTATGCGCAACAATTGGTAACCGGAACTGTCTTCGATACTGAAGGAGAACGTGTAATCGGAGCAAGTGTTACGTGGAAAAACTCTACCATTGGAACAACTACAGATATTGATGGTAAATTTGAAATTAAGCCCCATAAGGGAAGTAAAGAACTAACCGTGAGTTTTATTGGTTATGAGCCGGTGACACTTGCAATAAATTCGCAAACAAAACTGCCTTTAGATATTAAACTGAAACCGGGCATTGAGCTGAAAGAAGTGCAGGTTACGGGCAGAAAAATGGGACTGGTACAAAACAGAGCCGGTGTTTTGAATTCACAAACTATCAGTTCTACAGAACTACTTAGGGCGGCATGCTGCAACCTGGGGGAAAGCTTTGAAACAAACCCTTCGGTCGATGTATCTTACAGCGATGCAGCTACGGGGGCAAAGCAGATTAAACTGTTGGGACTGTCGGGTACTTATGTACAAATGCTAACGGAAAATATTCCAAACTTCCGAGGGGCTGCATCTCCTTACGGACTAGGATACATTCCCGGACCATGGATGCAGAGTATTCAGATTTCTAAAGGTACTTCTTCCGTAAAGAACGGCTACGAAGCCATTACCGGACAAATTAATGTGGAATATAAAAAGCCAAAGACTGCTGATATCGTTTCTGCAAATCTCTACGGAAATTCAATGGGACGCTTTGAAGCTAATGCAGATGCCTCAGTGCTGCTGAACAAGAATCTCAGCACAATGGTCTTTGCTCATTATGAAAACGAAACCGACGAGCGAGACGACAATCACGATGGGTTTAGTGATTCTCCTTCCATGAAGCAATACAATCTGCAGAATCGCTGGGAATATCACAAAGGCAACTATATGCTTCATGCTGGTATTAAGGGACTTAGCGAAAAAAGGGCAAGCGGACAGATGCACGATATGGACAATCCGTACCGCATTGGAATCAACACAGACAGAGTGGAACTATTTGCCAAGAATGCTTTTATTCTCAATCCCGAGAAAAACAGGAGTATTGCATTAATGCTTTCCGGAAGTGTACATAATCAGGACTCTTATTTTGGAAGAAAACTGTATGATGTGAACCAGAATAACGGATATGCTTCTTTGTTATTTGAGACTGATTTTACTTCAAAGCACAATCTATCAACCGGATTGAGCTTTAATTATGATTCTTACGATCAGAGTTACCGACTTACACATAATATAAATCAAAGTAAAACAGACGATTTTATAAAAGAAGCGGTATCGGGGGCTTATGCGCAATATACCTATAAGCCATCGGACAAGTGGACTTTCATGGCTGGTTTGAGAGGCGATTACAGCAGTCAATATGGATTCTTTGTAACTCCGCGAGCTCATATAAAGTATAATATGAATGAGTATGTAAACTTCCGTGCATCCGCAGGAAAAGGATACCGCGCTCCTCATGTGCTGGCTGAGAATAATTTCTTGCTGGCTAGCAGTCGTAGTGTGAACATTGCAGATAATCTGGATCAGGAAGAGGCATGGAACTATGGAGCAAGCGCTTCTTTCTATCTTCCAATAGCCGGAAAGACCCTAAACATTAACACAGAATATTATTATACTGATTTTACTAAGCAGGTAGTAACTGATATGGATAGTGACCCTCATGCAGTAAGCTTCTATAACCTTAACGGAGAATCGTATGCGAAAAACTTCCAGACAGAGGCCTCCTACCCTTTCTTTAAGGGATTCACGCTTACTGCTGCCTATAGAATGACTGATGTGAAAACCACTTATAATGGTATTCTTAGAGAAAAGCCGCTGACAGGAAAGTATAAAGGCTTGATTACTGCCTCTTATCAAACGCCTATGAAGATATGGCAGTTCGACACTACCCTTCAGTTGAATGGCGGAGGCCGTATGCCTACACCTTATACTAACGAGGATGGTTCACTTTCATGGGACAAACGTTATAAGGGTTTCTCACAGCTAAGCGCTCAAATAACTCGTTTCTTCCGTTTTGGTTCTATTTATCTGGGAGCAGAGAATCTGACAGGCTTTACACAAAAGAACCCAATTATTGATGCTTCAAATCCTTACGGAAACAATTTCGATTCAACAATGATATGGGGCCCCGTGCAACATGGAGCCAAATACTATTTAGGAGTTCGATTTAATTTACCAAAAGATATTTAA
- a CDS encoding 2-hydroxyacid dehydrogenase, with product MKKYRIAFFDTKSYDEESFNKINEKYNFEIKYFKGHLNRNNVILTKDADAVCIFVNDIADAEIIDALAENGVKLIALRCAGFNNVDISAALGKIAVVRVPAYSPYAVAEHAVALMMALNRKTHRAYLRTRDGNFALNGLMGFDMHGKTAGIIGTGKIAKILIHILKGFGMNILAYDLYPDYNFARENDVVYTTMDELYHNSDIISLHCPLTDETKYLINDYSISKMKDGVMIINTGRGQLIHTNALIEGLKNKKIGAAGLDVYEEESEYFYEDKSDKIIDDDVLARLLSFNNVIVTSHQAFFTQEALANIASTTLQNMQDFIDGKPLENEVKSK from the coding sequence ATGAAGAAATACAGAATTGCTTTTTTCGATACCAAGTCTTATGACGAAGAATCTTTTAATAAGATTAATGAGAAGTACAATTTCGAAATTAAATACTTCAAAGGTCATCTCAACAGAAACAATGTAATCCTTACTAAGGATGCTGATGCTGTATGTATCTTTGTTAACGATATTGCCGATGCTGAAATTATTGATGCCCTGGCCGAGAATGGAGTGAAGTTAATAGCCTTACGATGCGCAGGATTTAACAACGTAGATATTTCGGCCGCACTGGGAAAAATAGCGGTAGTTCGTGTTCCGGCTTACTCTCCTTATGCTGTGGCAGAGCATGCCGTGGCACTAATGATGGCACTGAACAGAAAAACTCACCGTGCATATTTGCGCACGCGTGATGGCAACTTTGCATTGAATGGCCTGATGGGCTTTGATATGCATGGAAAAACTGCCGGTATTATCGGAACCGGAAAAATTGCCAAGATTCTGATTCATATTCTAAAGGGCTTTGGCATGAACATTCTTGCCTACGACCTTTATCCTGACTATAATTTTGCACGCGAAAACGATGTTGTATATACCACGATGGATGAGCTTTATCACAATTCGGATATTATTTCTTTGCACTGTCCGCTTACGGATGAGACAAAATACCTGATTAACGATTACTCTATCAGTAAGATGAAAGATGGTGTGATGATTATAAATACCGGACGCGGTCAGCTAATTCATACCAATGCGTTGATCGAAGGATTGAAAAACAAAAAGATTGGTGCAGCCGGACTAGATGTATACGAGGAAGAAAGTGAGTACTTCTACGAAGATAAATCGGATAAGATTATTGATGATGATGTATTGGCACGTTTACTCTCCTTCAATAATGTTATTGTTACTTCACATCAGGCATTCTTTACTCAGGAAGCATTAGCAAATATTGCCAGTACAACGCTTCAGAATATGCAGGACTTTATTGATGGGAAACCACTGGAAAATGAAGTAAAATCCAAATAA